DNA from Mesorhizobium loti R88b:
ACCTGGCGATCGCCGGTTCGCTGCTCGCCGGCTATCTCGGCGTCGAACAGAAACTGGCACGCTCGGCCGAAGCCACGGGCAATGCCTACAAGATCAAGAGCACGCTGCCGAAGACCCTGGAGGAGGCGCTGGATCGTTTCACCGCTTGCGACCCGGTGCGAAAACTGCTCGGCGAGGACTTCTTCCAGACCTATCTGCGCGTCAAGAGCGTCGAGCTCGACCTGTTCCAGAGCGTGGTAACGAGCTGGGAACGCGACCATTTGCTGCTGAAGGTGTGATCATGACATCTTCAACGGGTTTCAATTCCGGTCTCGATATCGGCAAATCCTACTATGTCGCCACCGCCAATACGGCTCCGGACCATCCGGCGCTGGTCGGCGATGTCGACGCCGACCTTGTCGTCGTTGGTGGCGGCTGCACCGGCCTGTCGGCCGCCCTTCATGCCGCCGAGCGCGGCCTGAAGGTGGTGCTGCTCGAAGGTGGCAAGATCGGCTGGGGGGCCTCGGGCCGCAATGGTGGCCAGATGATCCCCGGCCTGCGCAAGGGAGCCAAAGGCCTGGTCAAGCTCTACGGGCCCGAACGGGCGAAGGTGCTGTTCGACCTTGCCTTCGAGGCGCGCGCACTGGTGCTCGACATCATCGAGCGCCATGCCATTGATTGCGATCTCAGACAGACCGGGCATCTGGTCGGCGCAGTCAATGGCTCCGACCTCAAGGATTTGGAAGACGAAGCAAAGTGCCTCGAAAGCGTGATGAAATTCCGCGATGTCGAAATCCTGTCGGCGGCGGACGCGCGGGCCAAGGTCGACACCCCCTATCACGGCGCGATGTATGAGCCGCTTGGCGGCCATATGCATCCGCTGAACTACACGCTCGGGCTTGCCCGCGCGGCCGTGGCCGCCGGCGTCGTCATCCACGAGAATTCGGTGGCGGTGAAACTGGAGCGGGAGCCTTCGATCCGGGTCTCGACGTCGAAGGGTTCGGTCAAGGCCAAGCATGTCGTCTTGGCCGGTGATGCGCTGCTCAATGGGCTGGAGCCGCGCGTCAACAGCCGCATCATGCCGGTCGGCAACTACATCGTCGCCACCGAGCCGCTGGAGGGCAAACGCAACGTCATCCCGGCCA
Protein-coding regions in this window:
- a CDS encoding NAD(P)/FAD-dependent oxidoreductase — encoded protein: MTSSTGFNSGLDIGKSYYVATANTAPDHPALVGDVDADLVVVGGGCTGLSAALHAAERGLKVVLLEGGKIGWGASGRNGGQMIPGLRKGAKGLVKLYGPERAKVLFDLAFEARALVLDIIERHAIDCDLRQTGHLVGAVNGSDLKDLEDEAKCLESVMKFRDVEILSAADARAKVDTPYHGAMYEPLGGHMHPLNYTLGLARAAVAAGVVIHENSVAVKLEREPSIRVSTSKGSVKAKHVVLAGDALLNGLEPRVNSRIMPVGNYIVATEPLEGKRNVIPANVAVSDTRFVVNYYRMSADGRLLFGGGERYTPSPPADIAGFVRPHMEATFPQLKGCRIDHAWGGLVSVTTSRLPHVGHYGEVYFAHGYSGKGVILSTLSGKLLAEAITGDASRLDLFSTLTPMPFPGGTALRGPLYVLGMLWYAMRDRIKH